A stretch of Aspergillus nidulans FGSC A4 chromosome VI DNA encodes these proteins:
- a CDS encoding uncharacterized protein (transcript_id=CADANIAT00009474): MPALYLEARPTMAFAYDHDAEFWGALINPDKSPSPLLEQLCLGIAQLMTTFDNLPIADLTPARLAQFYRKVGGNYDVLFLETKPSALSFIYQRLGCFHSIQPSSDPYKPPSIPALQPHGFVRWQTIQLLLDPDEHVSYLQNAVERWDIFSPNGTLFPKTIPREAFPGGPDPEMIQWHETVSQKFEFDYWKKNLMDASPKSDPYNSKCAQKETPTPNKEEEFSQNHHPRASSHRYAVPAEAQTTRRHQRRQSADVPKTSHKSQTNLLHRSAEFVSGYTSPRAPSPPAWPKHASKSRGRERKSYSRPASPEYAHGHSASDASSEDSGTATQEPISPRYGHHRNLSPPHAPHARRHSHEAYSRRPHRELSPDSQRRYAYREAFNFSSNRPYDSDSGRGPRQPRVYIDEVRQSRTPGPSPSYAEPVFRESATVPTSPVYGHAHPLPIHPIHPRFVNVASSGPNPAYMVHQQMPMQVPPELDANVMDDPRRNGYRGSQTPNPSGSGSGVTYRRPRFASVGDFQPPGWSSHAVHGKGRPVPPGVLEAEYGRRSSMYDR, translated from the exons ATGCCTGCGCTGTATCTTGAAGCTCGTCCGACCATGGCCTTCGCCTACGATCATGACGCGGAGTTTTGGGGTGCGTTGATCAACCCCGACAAGAGTCCGTCGCCTCTGCTCGAGCAACTGTGTCTGGGAATAGCTCAATTGATG ACTACGTTTGACAACCTCCCCATCGCCGACCTCACCCCCGCACGACTGGCGCAGTTCTATCGAAAAGTCGGCGGCAATTACgacgtcctcttcctcgaaaCCAAACCGTCTgctctctccttcatctACCAGCGTCTTGGTTGCTTTCATAGCATACAGCCCTCGTCCGATCCGTACAAACCTCCTTCGATTCCTGCGTTGCAGCCCCACGGTTTCGTGCGCTGGCAGACGATTCAACTCCTACTAGACCCCGATGAGCACGTTTCTTATCTTCAAAATGCAGTGGAGCGGTGGGATATCTTCAGCCCTAACGGCACGTTGTTCCCGAAAACGATTCCCCGCGAGGCGTTCCCGGGGGGCCCAGACCCAGAGATGATCCAGTGGCACGAGACGGTCAGCCAAAAGTTTGAGTTCGATtactggaagaagaacctgaTGGACGCATCTCCGAAGTCCGATCCGTACAATAGCAAGTGCGCTCAGAAGGAGACGCCGACGCCAAATAAGGAGGAGGAGTTTTCCCAAAATCACCACCCCCGAGCGTCCAGTCACCGCTACGCAGTACCCGCAGAGGCGCAGACAACCCGCCGCCATCAACGACGCCAAAGTGCCGACGTCCCAAAAACATCGCACAAATCGCAGACCAACCTACTTCATCGCTCAGCTGAGTTTGTAAGCGGTTACACCTCCCCACGTGCACCATCTCCGCCGGCATGGCCAAAGCATGCATCGAAAAGCCGAGGCCGCGAGCGCAAGAGCTACTCCCGCCCTGCCAGCCCTGAGTATGCCCACGGACACAGCGCTTCAGATGCGTCATCCGAGGACTCTGGCACTGCAACTCAAGAACCCATCTCGCCGCGATACGGCCACCATCGGAATCTCTCCCCGCCGCACGCGCCACATGCCCGCCGGCATTCCCACGAAGCGTACTCTCGCCGACCGCACCGAGAACTCTCCCCGGACTCTCAGCGACGGTATGCCTACCGGGAAGCGTTCAATTTCAGCTCCAACCGGCCCTACGACTCGGATAGCGGGCGCGGCCCGCGCCAACCAAGAGTCTACATCGACGAAGTGCGTCAGTCGCGAACCCCAGGGCCATCTCCTAGCTACGCGGAGCCCGTCTTCCGCGAGTCCGCTACCGTCCCGACGAGCCCTGTCTACGGCCATGCACACCCCCTTCCTATCCACCCTATCCATCCGCGCTTCGTGAACGTGGCCAGTTCCGGGCCTAACCCGGCATATATGGTGCACCAGCAGATGCCAATGCAGGTCCCGCCCGAGCTCGACGCAAACGTTATGGATGACCCGCGACGGAACGGATACCGGGGCAGCCAGACTCCGAATCCGAGCGGAAGCGGCAGTGGCGTCACGTATCGTCGGCCACGGTTCGCTTCTGTAGGCGATTTCCAGCCGCCGGGTTGGTCGAGCCATGCGGTGCACGGCAAAGGACGACCCGTTCCTCCCGGTGTCTTGGAAGCAGAATACGGCAGAAGGTCGTCGATGTATGACCGATAA
- a CDS encoding putative sugar transporter (transcript_id=CADANIAT00009475) produces the protein MSAHDEFEPSSPDFVPVHETVPLNRSTDLDASGAYKLNVNVLNRAIQEIGMGRYQWQLFGVVGFGWACDNLWPIVTSLILLPVTYEFDVSQPPILLLAQNIGLLLGALFWGFGCDIFGRRVAFNMTIGITAVFSLAAAAASSFAAVCILSALWSIGVGGNLPVDSAIFLEFLPGSHQYLLTVLSVNWALAQLLANLVAWPLVGGHTCSSADGCTRADNMGWRYFTAAMGGLALLMSITRYFLFTLLESPKFLMGKGEHYDAVAVVHEVAKRNGKTCNLTTDELHDCSDSGAGYRSGEYHRQGLSARDQLKLFLEPFSMTQIRSLFSTRRRGLATTLMIIIWGLIGIGFPLYNAFLPYLQHERGIEFGDGSTYLTYRNSLIIAVASIPGSLVGGVMVEMPQLGRKGTLTLATIMTGVCLLASTSASTSSALLGWNSAYGFSSSLVYAVLYAYTPEIFESRNRGTGNALVSASNRLGGILAPVVALMTDLQSTLPVYVSGMLFLVAGALVVIVPYESRGRASV, from the coding sequence ATGTCAGCCCACGACGAATTTGAGCCTTCGAGCCCCGATTTCGTGCCTGTCCATGAGACTGTTCCTCTGAACCGCAGTACAGACCTCGACGCATCAGGCGCGTACAAACTCAATGTGAATGTGTTGAACAGGGCGATTCAAGAAATTGGAATGGGTCGATACCAATGGCAGCTGTTTGGAGTGGTCGGGTTCGGATGGGCTTGCGACAATCTGTGGCCTATTGTTACCTCCCTTATACTTCTTCCAGTCACTTATGAATTCGATGTCTCACAGCCACCTATTCTGCTGTTGGCACAGAACATCGGTCTATTGCTAGGCGCGTTATTTTGGGGGTTCGGCTGCGACATTTTCGGGCGGCGGGTGGCTTTTAACATGACAATAGGGATCACGGCCGTGTTCAGCCtggctgcagcggcggcttcCAGCTTTGCGGCGGTATGTATATTGTCTGCGCTATGGTCGATCGGTGTCGGAGGAAACCTCCCTGTGGATTCGGCCATCTTTCTAGAGTTCCTGCCTGGGTCGCACCAATATTTACTTACTGTCCTGTCTGTCAACTGGGCTCTGGCCCAGCTGTTGGCGAACCTTGTCGCATGGCCACTTGTTGGTGGCCACACCTGCTCTTCTGCCGACGGCTGCACGAGAGCCGACAACATGGGCTGGCGCTATTTTACCGCGGCCATGGGCGGGCTAGCTCTGTTGATGAGCATTACCCGTTACTTCTTGTTTACCCTTCTCGAGTCTCCTAAGTTCCTTATGGGCAAAGGGGAGCACTATGATGCTGTAGCCGTTGTCCACGAGGTAGCAAAACGTAACGGCAAGACGTGCAATCTGACCACGGATGAGCTTCACGACTGCTCTGACAGCGGAGCAGGGTATAGAAGCGGGGAATATCACCGGCAAGGACTGAGCGCTCGCGACCAACTCAAGCTTTTCCTCGAGCCCTTCTCGATGACCCAGATCAGATCTCTATTCTCCACTAGACGGCGGGGGCTGGCGACGACCctcatgatcatcatctgGGGACTGATCGGCATTGGCTTCCCTTTATATAACGCCTTTTTACCATATCTCCAACACGAACGCGGTATAGAATTTGGGGATGGCTCTACATACTTAACATATCGCAACTCGCTGATCATCGCTGTGGCATCGATCCCGGGCAGTCTGGTCGGTGGTGTGATGGTGGAGATGCCGCAATTGGGGCGCAAGGGCACGCTTACCCTTGCTACAATAATGACAGGGGTCTGCCTCCTTGCGTCGACGAGCGCTAGCACCTCCTCAGCCTTGTTGGGCTGGAACAGCGCCTACGgtttcagcagcagccttgtctACGCCGTGTTGTACGCCTACACGCCGGAAATATTCGAGAGCAGAAACCGTGGAACAGGCAACGCGCTCGTCAGCGCGTCGAACAGGCTGGGCGGGATTTTGGCGCCCGTGGTAGCTCTCATGACAGACCTGCAGAGCACGTTGCCGGTATACGTGAGTGGGATGTTATTTTTAGTAGCGGGAGCGTTGGTCGTGATTGTTCCGTACGAGAGCCGTGGACGGGCAAGTGTTTAG
- a CDS encoding TDT family transporter (transcript_id=CADANIAT00009477), whose amino-acid sequence MGTGMVSTLLNTLPYNARWLYWISIVIFALNVLLFLIACIISFLRYILYPEIFRAMISHPVQSMFIGTLPMGLATIVNMFCFVCVPAWGEWATSFAWTIWIIDAVISVVSALSLPFLLMSGTDEIQLSSMTAVWLVPIVGCVVTASSGAVVADILPNPQHALWTIIVSYVLWGIGLPLALMVMVIYLQRLTLHKIPPKAMIVSVFLPIGPFGSGGYGAMKLGKAAQTIFPQTHTLGDLAGSAFYVMGSLVALILWAFGLVWLFFASASIVRCKTFPFNIGWWGFTFPIGAYAMCTYQIGIELPSAFFRILGTIIALCVVALWIVVSVGTLKGVVSGQMFQAPCLADMRPKGDNKDAIVKAA is encoded by the exons ATGGGCACCGGTATGGTGTCTACCCTCTTGAATACGCTGCCGTACAATGCGCGCTGGCTGTACTGGATCTCTATCGTCATATTTGCTTTGAatgttcttcttttcctcatAGCATGTATCATCTCATTCCTCCGATATATCCTCTACCCGGAAATCTTCAGGGCCATGATCTCGCACCCAGTGCAGTCCATGTTCATCGGCACACTACCAATGGGCCTAGCGACTATCGTCAACATGTTCTGCTTTGTCTGCGTGCCTGCGTGGGGTGAATGGGCCACCAGTTTTGCCTGGACGATCTGGATCATCGATGCTGTGATCTCGGTGGTATCTGCATTATCGCTACCATTCTTGCT GATGTCCGGGACCGACGAGATCCAGCTCTCCTCCATGACTGCCGTCTGGCTCGTCCCTATCGTCGGCTGCGTGGTCACGGCCTCCTCGGGAGCTGTGGTGGCTGATATCCTGCCGAATCCACAGCATGCCCTGTGGACGATCATCGTCAGCTATGTCCTCTGGGGCATTGGGCTGCCGCTGGCATTGATGGTCATGGTAATTTACCTGCAACGGCTGACACTGCACAAGATCCCACCAAAGGCCATGATCGTCAGCGTCTTTCTGCCTATAGGACCTTTTGGCTCGGGGGGATACGG AGCTATGAAGCTAGGCAAGGCCGCTCAGACAATCTTCCCGCAGACGCACACTCTCGGAGACCTAGCTGGCTCCGCGTTCTACGTAATGGGCAGCTTGGTAGCGCTGATCCTGTGGGCGTTTGGCCTAGTGTGGCTTTTCTTTGCGTCTGCCTCTATTGTCCGGTGCAAGACGTTCCCGTTCAATATCGGCTGGTGGGGATTCACCTTCCCCATCGGCGCCTATGCGATGTGTACCTACCAGATCGGCATCGAGCTCCCCTCGGCATTTTTCCGGATTCTAGGGACG ATTATCGCTCTCTGCGTGGTGGCTTTGTGGATTGTGGTCAGCGTAGGGACGTTGAAAGGAGTGGTCTCTGGACAGATGTTCCAGGCCCCATGTCTGGCCGATATGAGGCCGAAGGGGGATAACAAGGATGCTATTGTTAAAGCTGCGTAA
- the rhgB gene encoding protein rhgA (transcript_id=CADANIAT00009476) produces MYVSRLLLFLAPLLVKGQLSGSVGPLTSVSSKSQTKTCNVLDYGAVADKSTDIGPALSSAWDECADGGVVYIPPGDYAIETWVKLSGGKACAIQLDGIIYRTGTDGGNMIMIEHTSDFEFFSSTSKGAFQGYGYEFHAKGSSDGPRILRLYDVSDFSVHDVALVDSPLFHFSMDTCSNGEVYNMAIRGGNMGGLDGIDVWSTNVWIHDVIHAEHSPFDARSDRLQSPSKNILVENIYCNWSGGCAMGSLGTDTDISDIVYRNVYTWKSNQMYMVKSNGGSGTVSNLVLENFIARADSKGHGNAYSLDIDSAWSSMSTIEGDGVELKNVTIRNWKGTEADGSQRGPIKVKCASGAPCTDVTVEDFAMWTESGDEQTYVCENAFGDGFCLADGDGTSTFTTTLTASAAPSGYSAPSMDADLETAFGTDSEIPIPTIPTSFYPGATPYSALAGASVSSSQVPAASSSAEAKFVASPATSSPTATSTAISSVDPVSAATTTATSHGHGKSHHKHQCRAHRH; encoded by the exons ATGTACGTCAGTCGCCTTTTGCTCTTTCTGGCCCCTTTGCTGGTCAAGGGTCAGCTCTCTGGCAGCGTCGGTCCTCTTACATCGGTCAGCTCCAAGAGCCAAACCAAGACCTGCAATGTCCTCGATTACGGCGCCGTAGCGGACAAGTCTACGGATATTGGCCCTGCCTTGTCATCCGCCTGGGATGAATGTGCCGACGGTGGGGTTGTCTACATCCCTCCTGGCGACTACGCGATTGAGACATGGGTCAAACTGTCTGGTGGAAAGGCCTGTGCCATCCAGCTCGACGGTATCATCTACCGCACCGGCACCGACGGCGGGAACATGATTATGATCGAACACACCTCGGACTTCgagttcttcagcagcacCTCCAAGGGCGCATTCCAGGGCTACGGATACGAGTTCCATGCCAAGGGCTCGTCGGACGGACCACGGATTCTCAGACTCTACGACGTGTCGGACTTTTCCGTGCATGATGTCGCCCTCGTTGATTCGCCGctcttccacttctccaTGGACACCTGCTCCAACGGAGAGGTATACAACATGGCCATCCGCGGTGGCAATATGGGCGGCCTGGATGGAATTGACGTTTGGAGCACAAACGTCTGGATCCACGAC GTAATTCATGCAGAACATAGTCCCTTCGACGCCCGGTCTGATCGCTTGCAGAGCCCCTCCAAGAACATCCTCGTCGAGAACATATACTGCAACTGGAGTGGAGGCTGTGCCATGGGCTCCCTAGGCACCGACACTGATATTTCTGACATTGTGTACCGGAACGTCTACACCTGGAAATCGAACCAGATGTATATGGTCAAGAGCAACGGGGGCAGCGGGACCGTGTCCAACCTTGTGCTGGAGAACTTCATCG CAAGAGCTGACAGCAAAGGTCACGGAAACGCCTACTCGCTCGACATCGATAGCGCCTGGAGCAGCATGAGCACGATTGAAGGCGACGGTGTTGAGTTGAAGAACGTGACAATTCGCAACTGGAAGGGAACCGAAGCAGACGGATCCCAGCGAGGCCCGATCAAGGTGAAGTGTGCATCCGGAGCACCTTGCACTGACGTTACGGTTGAGGACTTTGCAATGTGGACCGAGTCAGGAGATGAACAGACGTATGTCTGTGAGAACGCGTTCGGCGACGGATTCTGTCTCGCAGACGGTGACGGCACCTCGACCTTCACCACGACTCTGACCGCCTCGGCGGCGCCCTCTGGTTACTCCGCACCCAGCATGGACGCCGACCTCGAGACCGCCTTTGGTACTGATAGCGAGATCCCCATCCCCACCATTCCAACCTCCTTCTACCCAGGTGCCACCCCCTACAGCGCGCTTGCCGGAGCTTCAGTCTCTTCAAGTCAAGTACCCGCTGCATCTTCCAGTGCTGAGGCCAAATTCGTCGCCAGTCCCGCGACTAGCTCTCCCACCGCGACTTCCACGGCCATCTCTTCCGTCGATCCCGTTTCGGCGGCCACAACGACTGCGACTTCCCACGGGCATGGGAAATCTCACCACAAACATCAGTGTCGTGCCCACCGCCACTGA
- a CDS encoding uncharacterized protein (transcript_id=CADANIAT00009472) encodes MHERHSQISKSVPAIEPITIPAMAPPEREPEQLQLVSEFDWRGERWCEVDEDEDEATREEISEGSETGCGRGIGAWMFSFIEGYGY; translated from the exons ATGCATGAGCGCCACAGCCAAATTAGCAAAAGCGTACCGGCAATCGAGCCGATAACAATTCCAGCAATGGCCCCGCCGGAGAGAGAGCCAGAACAGTTGCAGCTTGTGTCAGAGTTCGATTGGCGCGGAGAGAGATGGTGTGaagtggatgaggatgaggatgaggcgaCGAGAGAGGAGATAAGCGAGGGGAGCGAGACTGGATGCGGAAGGGGAATTGGGGCCTGGATGTTCTCAT TTATTGAAGGGTATGGGTACTAG
- a CDS encoding uncharacterized protein (transcript_id=CADANIAT00009473) has protein sequence MAQSTKYRERKRKRSYAKNPVGVLTPSSRIHVMSSSELKFQTMQTRQTDTCSQRIETKQPSTRDGRNP, from the exons ATGGCCCAAAGTACGAAATAtcgagaaagaaaaagaaagcgtAGCTATGCAAAAAACCCAGTAGGTGTCCTAACGCCCTCTAGCCGTATTCATGTCATGTCATC ATCCGAACTCAAATTCCAAACCATGCAAACCAGGCAAACCGACACCTGCTCCCAGAGAATTGAAACCAAG CAACCCAGCACCAGAGACGGACGCAATCCCTAG
- a CDS encoding uncharacterized protein (transcript_id=CADANIAT00009471), with protein MALVRDPFFWQRFSQAVHLDEEIRSTTEEKEQSDNWLASQRRKRRKSALWGCIICLAVALLKRELETQLLYSNRLSGSYPFREDLPDWDLTVSFGVRASHDLDSA; from the exons ATGGCTCTAGTCCGGGACCCTTTCTTCTGGCAGCGCTTCTCCCAGGCCGTCCATCTCGATGAGGAAATCCGTTCTACAAccgaggagaaagagcaaTC AGATAACTGGCTAGCGAGCCAACGACGGAAACGACGGAAGAGCGCGCTCTGGGGGTGTATTATCTGCCTCGCTGTTGCACT CTTAAAGCGAGAGTTGGAGACACAGCTTCTGTACTCCAACCGATTATCGGGAAGTTATCCCTTCCGCGAGGACCTGCCGGATTGGGATCTGACGGTTTCCTTCGGTGTCAGAGCGTCACATGACCTGGATAGTGCTTGA
- a CDS encoding uncharacterized protein (transcript_id=CADANIAT00009469), with protein MVLPLALVFPAPAVLFLAFTIICNCYARCAYQPQKELGSRNDCDTCSPGMDAFGYQEQSRWFCCRSGQPSACHSRGTWTRFSRTSPTSLVFLPLMPHRVYRPTDEKNAIDVILGLMGVAGQGESCFSGLSRQVGVFVGTKTLRSREDLSFPFNSE; from the exons ATGGTGCTACCGCTGGCCCTGGttttcccagctccagctgttTTGTTTCTAGCCTTTACTATTATATGTAATTGCTACGCTAGATGCGCTTACCAGCCCCAGAAGGAATTGGGAAGCCGAAACGACTGTGATACCTGCAGTCCTGGGATGGACGCATTCGGCT ACCAGGAACAGAGCCGCTGGTTCTGCTGTCGTTCCGGTCAACCCTCCGCTTGTCACTCCCGTGGGACCTGGACGCGGTTTTCGAGAACTTCTCCGACGAGCCTTGTCTTCCTTCCGCTAATGCCTCATCGAGTTTATCGCCCGACGGACGAGAAAAATGCGATCGATGTCATTCTAGGTCTGATGGGAGTTGCGGGCCAGGGGGAGTCTTGCTTCTCGGGGCTCAGTAGGCAGGTAGGTGTGTTTGTGGGTACG AAAACGCTTCGATCAAGAGAGGATTTGTCTTTTCCATTTAATTCTGAATAA
- a CDS encoding putative acetamidase (transcript_id=CADANIAT00009470) produces the protein MLPPFDYFTYRRVRTIKRQERAARFASLPPDYHAPFTSADKRIVSEPIEELVQTVQEGTLSPVDVLRTYGKVAVKAQEKTNCITELLLPEAETWAQTEVNLKGPLAGVPVSLKDSIQVKGFDISLGYSRLAGKPYAEDGPLVKLLKDAGRLTIAGAVPYAKTALPVTLLSFESANALWGPCLNPHVPQYSPGGSTGGEGALLALGGRIGIGSDVAGSVRVPAAWSGIYSLRCSTGRWPKNGVNTSMAGQEGVPSVFSPMARTLNDLTYFTRSIISMKPWKYDYTVHPITWRSEEESEAKSKSLRVGLMATDGVIPPTPAIQRAVTTTAAALSAAGHQVVEITPPATADPFTGLHLASQLLNSDGCETFNSHFYSFEPSDPGAAQLSLIANLPRPLRYLYYLYVRYIRRDEKWATLIQSFGSKSAAQQWKLVAKREAFRSTWHAWWDAESQQYDFILCPVNATPALPHKAMKDAVSSCGYTFLWNLLDYTTGVLPVSHVDPKKDALTAPYKTVLKQLGANHALAQGAWKHYDASKMAGLPTAVQVVGRRWQEEKVLGYMAAVESALEKFHDPITGEGGKYPLIELD, from the exons ATGCTTCCACCATTTGATTACTTCACCTATCGGCGTGTCCG GACCATCAAGCGCCAGGAACGAGCTGCGCGGTtcgcttctctgcctccagACTATCATGCGCCCTTTACATCAGCGGACAAAAGGATAGTTTCGGAGCCCATTGAAGAGCTCGTACAGACGGTCCAGGAGGGCACGCTCTCCCCTGTCGATGTCCTCCGGACGTACGGCAAGGTTGCCGTGAAAGCACAAGAGAAGACGAACTGCATTACAGAACTTCTACTTCCCGAGGCGGAAACCTGGGCTCAGACTGAGGTCAACCTCAAGGGCCCGTTGGCTGGAGTGCCCGTCTCGTTGAAAGACTCAATCCAGGTcaaagggttcgacatctCACTCGGGTACTCCCGTCTGGCGGGGAAACCGTATGCAGAGGATGGCCCGCTGGTGAAACTGTTGAAAGATGCAG GGAGGCTGACCATTGCAGGCGCGGTACCGTATGCGAAAACAGCACTCCCTGTGACGCTTCTGTCGTTCGAATCGGCCAACGCGCTCTGGGGACCCTGCCTCAACCCTCACGTACCCCAGTATTCTCCCGGCGGATCAACAGGCGGAGAGGGTGCTTTGCTCGCTCTGGGTGGCCGCATCGGTATTGGCTCGGACGTCGCGGGTTCTGTCCGTGTTCCCGCTGCATGGAGCGGTATCTACTCTCTCCGTTGCAGTACCGGTCGCTGGCCAAAGAATGGTGTCAACACCAGCATGGCGGGGCAGGAGGGGGTGCCGAGCGTTTTCAGTCCAATGGCTCGTACGTTAAATGACTTGACGTACTTTACCCGATCAATCATCAGCATGAAGCCGTGGAAGTACGATTACACCGTTCATCCAATCACCTGGCGgagtgaggaagagagcgaggcaAAGAGCAAGTCTCTGAGAGTCGGATTGATGGCAACTGATG GCGTCATTCCTCCCACTCCGGCTATTCAACGCGCTGTGACTACCACGGCGGCTGCCCTTTCTGCTGCAGGACACCAAGTCGTCGAGATCACACCCCCAGCGACTGCGGACCCGTTTACCGGCCTTCACCTTGCCTCGCAGCTCTTGAATTCAGACGGCTGCGAGACTTTCAACTCGCACTTTTACAGCTTCGAGCCGTCCGATCCGGGTGCTGCGCAACTGTCCCTGATTGCAAACCTGCCCCGTCCTCTTCGGTACCTCTACTACCTCTATGTGCGGTATATCCGCCGCGATGAGAAATGGGCAACTTTGATCCAGAGCTTCGGTTCCAAGAGCGCAGCCCAGCAATGGAAGCTCGTCGCAAAGCGCGAGGCCTTCCGGTCAACCTGGCATGCCTGGTGGGACGCTGAGTCACAGCAGTACGACTTTATCCTGTGCCCGGTCAACGCGACACCCGCGCTTCCACACAAGGCCATGAAGGACGCTGTCTCGTCTTGCGGATACACCTTTCTCTGGAACCTGCTCGACTACACCACCGGTGTGCTGCCGGTGTCGCACGTCGACCCGAAGAAGGATGCTCTGACGGCTCCGTATAAAACGGTTTTGAAGCAGCTGGGGGCCAACCATGCTCTCGCGCAGGGTGCCTGGAAGCACTACGATGCGTCTAAAATGGCAGGCCTGCCCACGGCTGTGCAGGTGGTCGGTAGGAGGTGgcaggaagagaaggtgCTCGGGTACATGGCGGCCGTTGAGAGCGCCTTAGAGAAGTTTCATGATCCAATTACTGGCGAGGGAGGCAAATACCCGTTAATCGAGCTTGATTAA